The genomic segment GCGGACACCTGACCGTCTCCTCCAATGTATGTGCAGGCTGCCGTTGAGAAGGACGGGCGCGCCAAAGATGGATGGTTCCTCGGCCAAAACCTCTGTTAACGGACAATCAACGCGCCATGAATTGTTGGTTCCCACCGTGAGGATGTAATACTCCTGCCGACAGATTAACTCCATAGAGTTGTTTCTCCAGTACATCACGCGGAACTCCCCTGAAGGTTGGTGCCGGAAGAGGGCGATGAGATTTTCTATGGGCTTGCCGTCCTGCCGGAGGGTAGCCCACTCACGCGTGGCCGGGTTGCAGATGATGTGGTTGAAGACGACGAAAAGGCCGTCGCAGGAGGCCCTGATGGCGAAAGAGCCAGCGAATGGGAACTGGAAAGAGGGGCCGAGCTTCGCGGACCGGAGGTGGATGGCGTTGAGGCAGGATTCAAGGCCGCGGCGGGACCCGTCGGAGATCCGGCAGCACCTGATCAGGGGAAGCGCcggctggcggcggtggtggtcgAGGAGGAAGGCCGGGTCGGACGCGAGGTTGCGCCAGGACCGGCAGACGGCGCGGAAGCGGAGCACGGACTTGGCCGGGAGGCGGGGCAGGATCTCCTGATGCAGGATCTCATCGGGGATGACGGCGAGGCGGTCCGACCTTgccctgcttctcctcctcggCGGGGCCGTCCGCCCCGGTTCGTCCTCGGCGGCCAGGCGCCGCCCAGAACGGAGGAGCATCGGCGAGGTGGTTTTGGTGGAGTCGAGGAGAGTGGAGACGGGATCAAGCGGCGGCGCCCGGCAGGCCCATGCGGAAACCCTAGCTGGAGTACTACTCTGACAAGGGAAACCCTAGACGGAGTACTACTCTGACAAGTGGGTCCACTGAAGCATGTGCGCCCGCTGTCCCCACATTGCATAAACTCACGCACCAACACGGTACACCCTTGCAAACTCATCAGCATCCCCATTGcaaccttagagcatctctagcatatCCTCTTGCGGTACCACAAATTTTCGTTTCAGAAATCCCGCAAAACGAATTTATAGTACCGCGGAATGCCCGGCAGAACAGATCCGATATACAAATACTGCATAATTTAAACTTCAACTCCACGTCACCATAGTTCACC from the Triticum aestivum cultivar Chinese Spring unplaced genomic scaffold, IWGSC CS RefSeq v2.1 scaffold188569, whole genome shotgun sequence genome contains:
- the LOC123172158 gene encoding F-box protein At5g49610 (The sequence of the model RefSeq protein was modified relative to this genomic sequence to represent the inferred CDS: added 30 bases not found in genome assembly), producing the protein MLLRSGRRLAAEDEPGRTAPPRRRSRARSDRLAVIPDEILHQEILPRLPAKSVLRFRAVCRSWRNLASDPAFLLDHHRRQPALPLIRCCRISDGSRRGLESCLNAIHLRSAKLGPSFQFPFAGSFAIRASCDGLFVVFNHIICNPATREWATLRQDGKPIENLIALFRHQPSGEFRVMYWRNNSMELICRQEYYILTVGTNNSWRVDCPLTEVLAEEPSIFGAPVLLNGSLHIHWRRRSGVRYHRIRVFDTVAETSRLMSPPPVNPGHVMHLLDMGGKLAASTSEDGMTGMSIFLLQDPEHDVWAFQYQIKLPVMEIRRFQEQGDWRAKVVSEEGDVLVSCYGHLLQYDKKGNLVAKFKYDDDMPMVIPHKFKESLIQHTFFQKTKKKN